One segment of Corynebacterium atrinae DNA contains the following:
- a CDS encoding Bax inhibitor-1/YccA family protein, translating to MRSSNPVMNSLTTAKGGAQTGAFQTQDYQSPYSGYGQSPAGQITSGERPMTVDDVVSKTGITLAVIVALAVVNYGIHFINPGLTVLLTIVGAIGGLVTVLVATFGKKYGSAAVTLIYAAFEGLFVGGISMLFTNTMVAGADAGVMIGQAVLGTVGVFLGMLFVYKTGAVKVTPKFNRVLTGALVGVLVLMLGNLLLAVFTGANPLRDGGMLAIIFSIVCIGLAAMSFLSDFDSADKMIRAGAPSKMAWGVALGLAVTLVWLYTEILRLLSYFRSN from the coding sequence GTGCGAAGCAGCAACCCTGTCATGAACTCCCTGACCACCGCCAAGGGCGGCGCCCAAACCGGCGCCTTCCAGACCCAGGACTACCAAAGCCCGTACTCCGGCTATGGTCAGTCCCCGGCAGGCCAGATCACCTCGGGCGAGCGCCCGATGACTGTTGATGACGTGGTGTCCAAGACCGGTATCACCCTCGCCGTCATCGTCGCACTGGCCGTGGTCAACTACGGTATCCACTTCATCAACCCCGGCCTCACCGTGCTCCTGACCATCGTCGGCGCCATCGGTGGTTTGGTCACGGTGTTGGTCGCTACCTTCGGTAAGAAGTACGGCTCTGCCGCCGTTACCTTGATCTATGCCGCCTTTGAAGGCCTATTCGTCGGTGGCATCTCCATGCTGTTCACCAACACCATGGTCGCTGGCGCAGACGCCGGCGTCATGATTGGCCAGGCCGTCCTCGGCACCGTCGGCGTCTTCCTCGGAATGCTCTTCGTCTACAAGACCGGCGCCGTCAAGGTCACCCCGAAGTTCAACCGCGTCCTCACCGGAGCCCTCGTCGGCGTCCTCGTCCTCATGCTGGGCAACCTGCTGTTGGCCGTCTTCACTGGCGCCAACCCCCTCCGCGACGGCGGCATGCTGGCCATCATCTTCTCTATCGTCTGCATCGGCCTGGCAGCCATGAGCTTCCTCTCCGACTTCGACTCCGCTGACAAGATGATCCGCGCTGGCGCTCCCTCCAAGATGGCCTGGGGTGTCGCTCTCGGCCTGGCCGTCACCTTGGTCTGGCTCTACACCGAGATCCTGCGCCTGCTCTCGTACTTCCGAAGCAACTAG
- a CDS encoding DUF4307 domain-containing protein → MSTPAARRPEARYGSARSPKTPSGLSGKIIAIVSVIVLIAFIAVFARFIMNRDDRSVTIEMVSHERIDDQTMRLWVDVTRDNVDDPSYCIVTSLNYGMAEVGRRELLIEPGGDRVQRFEVDIPSRDLPVSGGVYGCSTEIPSYLSVGA, encoded by the coding sequence ATGAGCACTCCCGCCGCCCGCCGGCCCGAAGCCCGCTACGGCTCGGCTAGAAGCCCGAAGACTCCCAGTGGGCTCTCGGGAAAGATCATCGCCATCGTCAGCGTCATCGTTCTCATCGCTTTCATCGCGGTGTTCGCCCGCTTCATCATGAACCGCGATGACCGTTCCGTCACCATCGAGATGGTCTCCCACGAGCGCATCGACGACCAGACCATGCGCCTGTGGGTCGACGTCACCCGTGACAACGTCGATGACCCGTCCTACTGCATCGTCACCTCCCTCAACTACGGCATGGCCGAGGTCGGGCGACGCGAACTCCTTATCGAGCCCGGCGGAGATCGAGTACAACGCTTCGAAGTCGACATCCCCTCCCGCGACCTCCCCGTCTCCGGCGGCGTCTACGGCTGTTCCACCGAGATTCCCTCCTACCTGTCTGTTGGCGCTTAA
- a CDS encoding hemolysin family protein, whose amino-acid sequence MMTALLTLALGLVLIGLIIVANGYFVAQEFAFMSVDRTQLRALAQQGDEKAQAALTVTNRTSFMLSGAQLGITVTGLMVGFIAEPLVGESLGTLFGGVGVPMAVSVTVGTVLALAVSTVVQMIFGELFPKNYTIAAPVKSSRALAGSTNIYLLLFGWLIKFFDVASNALLRLLRIEPVEDVDSTATAEDLEHIVSTSRETGDLPDDTFLVLDRLLDFPGHDVEHAMVPRSRTDVVSPSTTIGEVRALMAAAHTRYPVIDDEHNPVGIVELLDVLATDLPAATPVTQLMREPIVVPELMSLPDAVVELANSRQKLACVIDEYGGFVGIITVEDLAEEILGGVTDEHDLNGSEDITATDEAEWLVDGDTPLDEIERAIGHDLPQGDFETISGLLISHTGGLVEEGEVHEIQLDAEPADFLEGDDAPVRILRLTVEEVDRHVPSEVRLELIAEDPTS is encoded by the coding sequence ATGATGACGGCTTTACTCACGCTGGCGCTGGGCCTCGTGCTCATCGGATTGATCATCGTTGCCAACGGTTACTTCGTGGCGCAGGAGTTCGCCTTCATGTCCGTTGATCGGACGCAGTTGCGCGCACTGGCGCAGCAAGGCGATGAGAAGGCGCAGGCTGCTCTCACAGTCACCAACCGGACGTCGTTCATGCTGTCCGGTGCGCAGCTGGGCATTACTGTTACTGGCCTCATGGTGGGTTTCATCGCTGAGCCGCTGGTGGGCGAGTCCTTGGGCACGCTGTTTGGTGGGGTGGGGGTGCCGATGGCGGTGTCCGTCACCGTCGGGACTGTCCTGGCGCTGGCGGTATCCACGGTCGTGCAGATGATTTTCGGCGAGCTTTTCCCGAAGAATTACACCATCGCCGCTCCCGTGAAGTCCTCGCGGGCCCTGGCCGGTTCCACCAACATTTACCTGCTGTTGTTCGGCTGGCTCATTAAGTTTTTCGATGTCGCCTCCAACGCGCTGCTTCGCCTGCTGCGCATCGAGCCGGTCGAGGATGTTGATTCCACGGCTACAGCGGAGGACTTGGAACACATTGTTTCTACCTCCCGCGAGACGGGTGATCTCCCCGATGACACGTTCCTCGTGTTGGATCGGCTCCTCGATTTCCCCGGTCATGATGTTGAGCACGCCATGGTCCCCCGCTCGCGCACCGATGTCGTGAGCCCGTCGACGACGATCGGCGAGGTCCGCGCCCTCATGGCCGCCGCCCACACCCGCTACCCCGTCATCGATGATGAGCACAATCCGGTCGGCATCGTCGAGCTTCTCGATGTCCTGGCCACCGATCTCCCCGCCGCCACCCCCGTCACGCAGCTCATGCGCGAGCCGATCGTCGTGCCCGAGCTGATGTCCCTGCCCGATGCGGTGGTTGAGTTGGCGAATAGCCGCCAGAAGCTGGCCTGCGTTATCGATGAGTATGGCGGTTTCGTCGGCATCATCACCGTCGAGGACCTGGCAGAGGAGATTCTCGGCGGGGTCACCGATGAGCATGACCTCAACGGCTCTGAGGACATCACCGCCACGGATGAGGCCGAGTGGCTCGTCGATGGCGATACTCCGCTCGATGAGATCGAACGCGCCATTGGCCACGACCTGCCGCAGGGCGATTTCGAGACTATCTCTGGGCTGCTGATTTCCCACACGGGCGGCCTCGTCGAGGAGGGCGAGGTGCATGAGATCCAGCTCGACGCCGAGCCCGCCGATTTCCTGGAGGGCGATGATGCCCCCGTCCGCATCCTCCGGCTAACAGTCGAAGAGGTTGATCGCCACGTGCCTTCCGAAGTCCGCCTGGAACTGATCGCGGAGGACCCGACCTCATGA
- the greA gene encoding transcription elongation factor GreA, translated as MSDKQYITPETKAKLELELQGLIDHRPVVAAEINERREEGDLKENAGYDAAREMQDQEEARIKQISEILANSTTDRGNVVEGVALVGSVVHVFYNGNEDDKETFLIGTRAAASDNKDLETYSEQSPLGAALLGAKEGETREYTSPNGTVITVTLESAAPYDSQLAATPRVTK; from the coding sequence ATGTCAGATAAGCAGTACATCACCCCGGAGACCAAGGCGAAGCTGGAGCTCGAGCTTCAAGGGCTCATCGATCACCGCCCGGTGGTCGCCGCCGAAATCAACGAGCGCCGCGAAGAGGGCGACCTCAAGGAAAACGCCGGCTACGATGCCGCCCGCGAGATGCAGGACCAGGAAGAGGCCCGCATCAAGCAGATCTCCGAGATCCTGGCTAACTCCACCACCGACCGCGGCAACGTCGTCGAAGGCGTCGCCCTCGTCGGCTCCGTAGTCCACGTCTTCTACAACGGCAACGAGGACGATAAGGAAACCTTCCTCATCGGTACCCGCGCCGCCGCCTCGGACAACAAGGACCTGGAGACTTACTCCGAGCAGTCCCCGCTCGGCGCTGCCCTGCTGGGTGCGAAGGAAGGCGAGACCCGCGAGTACACCTCCCCCAACGGCACCGTCATCACTGTGACCTTGGAGTCCGCCGCACCTTATGATTCTCAACTTGCTGCCACGCCGCGCGTGACCAAGTAG
- a CDS encoding 3-deoxy-7-phosphoheptulonate synthase, which translates to MSSPVSLHDSPSTSNKRVRAFHDLPSPAQVQAQHPLTEAQQEKVEQDRQDIADVFAGDDDRLVVVVGPCSIHDPVAALDYANRLAPLAKRLDEDLKVVMRVYFEKPRTTVGWKGLINDPHLDGSYDVAEGLNIAREVLTDVVNLDLPTACEFLEPNSPQYYADAVAWGAIGARTTESQVHRQLASGMSMPIGFKNGTDGNIQVAIDAVAAASQPHFFFGTSDDGHPAVVETAGNGNCHVILRGGTSAPNFDAESVGAVVDKLGPQARLMVDASHANSGKDHVQQANVVRVVAAQVAAGNEAIAGVMMESFLVAGAQALDPVKLRSNGGEGLVYGQSVTDACMDFDTTVDLLAELAAAVRERRRA; encoded by the coding sequence ATGAGTTCTCCAGTTTCCCTCCACGATTCCCCGTCGACGTCAAATAAGCGGGTGCGGGCCTTCCACGATTTACCCAGTCCGGCGCAGGTTCAGGCCCAGCATCCGTTGACGGAGGCGCAGCAGGAAAAGGTTGAACAGGATCGGCAGGATATTGCGGATGTTTTTGCCGGCGATGATGACCGCCTCGTTGTGGTGGTGGGGCCGTGTTCGATCCATGATCCGGTCGCCGCGCTTGATTACGCTAACCGCCTGGCCCCGCTGGCCAAGCGGCTGGATGAAGATCTCAAGGTGGTCATGCGGGTCTACTTTGAGAAGCCGCGCACGACCGTCGGGTGGAAGGGGCTGATTAATGATCCTCACCTAGATGGCTCCTACGACGTCGCCGAGGGTCTTAACATTGCGCGGGAAGTCTTAACGGACGTGGTCAACCTGGATCTGCCGACGGCGTGTGAGTTCCTGGAGCCGAACTCCCCGCAGTACTACGCCGATGCCGTGGCCTGGGGGGCGATCGGTGCCCGGACGACCGAGTCGCAGGTGCACCGCCAGCTCGCGTCGGGGATGTCCATGCCGATCGGTTTCAAGAACGGCACGGACGGCAACATTCAGGTGGCTATCGACGCCGTCGCCGCCGCCTCTCAGCCGCACTTCTTCTTTGGCACGTCCGACGATGGACACCCCGCCGTGGTGGAGACCGCGGGCAATGGAAATTGCCACGTGATTTTGCGTGGGGGCACGTCCGCGCCGAACTTCGACGCGGAGTCGGTGGGGGCGGTCGTCGATAAGCTGGGGCCGCAGGCCCGGCTCATGGTGGATGCTTCGCACGCCAACTCCGGCAAAGACCACGTCCAGCAGGCGAATGTCGTGCGGGTTGTGGCGGCTCAGGTCGCGGCGGGCAACGAGGCGATCGCCGGGGTCATGATGGAGTCGTTCCTGGTGGCGGGCGCGCAGGCGCTCGATCCGGTGAAGTTGCGCAGCAACGGCGGCGAGGGCCTGGTGTACGGGCAGTCGGTGACGGATGCGTGCATGGATTTTGATACCACGGTTGATTTGCTCGCCGAGC
- the mca gene encoding mycothiol conjugate amidase Mca, with the protein MSGFRLLAIHAHPDDESSKGAATMAKYAAEGNRVMVLTCTGGERGDILNPAMDRPGVMENIVGIRREEMAAAAAALGVEHVWLGHVDSGLPQGDPLPPLPEGSFALEDGREIAKEMVQVIRDFRPHVIITYDENGGYPHPDHLKVHEASMIAWEQAGDENFAPELGKAWTPLKLYYTHGFVRQRMQMFHDRLIAEGKTSPYGPMLERWESNPADIMARVTTQVDSAEYFPNREKALIAHATQIDPAGAFLATSVETQQQLWPTEEFELAKVRVPTSLPEDDLFAGLDAAGYP; encoded by the coding sequence GTGAGTGGTTTCCGCCTTCTGGCAATTCATGCCCACCCCGATGATGAGTCATCCAAGGGTGCGGCCACCATGGCCAAATACGCCGCCGAAGGCAATCGGGTCATGGTTCTCACCTGCACCGGTGGCGAACGCGGTGACATCCTCAACCCGGCGATGGATCGCCCGGGCGTGATGGAAAACATCGTTGGTATCCGCCGCGAGGAGATGGCTGCGGCCGCGGCTGCCCTCGGCGTCGAGCACGTCTGGCTTGGCCACGTGGATTCTGGGTTGCCGCAGGGGGATCCGTTGCCGCCGCTGCCGGAGGGGAGCTTCGCTCTCGAGGATGGCCGGGAGATAGCGAAGGAAATGGTGCAGGTTATTCGCGATTTCCGCCCGCACGTCATCATTACCTATGACGAAAACGGAGGGTACCCGCACCCGGATCACCTCAAAGTGCATGAGGCGTCGATGATCGCGTGGGAGCAGGCTGGCGATGAAAACTTCGCCCCGGAGTTGGGCAAGGCGTGGACGCCGCTAAAGCTGTATTACACCCACGGCTTTGTGCGCCAGCGCATGCAGATGTTCCACGATCGCCTCATCGCGGAAGGGAAGACGAGCCCCTACGGCCCGATGCTGGAACGCTGGGAGAGTAACCCGGCGGACATCATGGCGCGGGTGACCACTCAGGTGGACAGCGCGGAGTACTTCCCCAACCGGGAAAAGGCGCTCATCGCCCATGCCACCCAGATCGATCCAGCGGGTGCCTTCTTGGCCACGTCGGTGGAGACTCAGCAGCAGCTGTGGCCGACGGAGGAGTTTGAGCTGGCGAAGGTGCGGGTGCCTACATCGCTGCCGGAGGATGATCTTTTCGCAGGTCTGGATGCCGCGGGCTATCCTTAA